In Nitrosophilus labii, the following proteins share a genomic window:
- the typA gene encoding translational GTPase TypA, whose translation MQNIRNIAVIAHVDHGKTTLVDELLKQSGTIEAHKELAERALDSNELEKERGITILSKNTAIRYKDVKINIIDTPGHADFGGEVERVLKMVDGVLLLVDAAEGVMPQTKFVVKKAISLGLKPILVINKIDKPAADPERVVDEVFDLFVNMDANEDQLDFPILYAAAREGYAKWDLEDENIDLTPLFEAIIKYVPKPDGSPDNPAQVQVFTLDYDNYVGRIGIARIFNGRIKRGDNLLLVKADGEETKGRITKLIGFLGLNRMEIDEAEAGDIVAIAGFDAIDVGDSLVDPANPLPLDPLHIEEPTLSVFFSVNDSPLAGLEGKFVTSNKLKERLEKEMETNIAMRLEEVGEGKFKVSGRGELQITILAENMRREGYEFSLSRPEVIIREENGVRLEPFELLVIDVPDDYSGAVIEKLGRRKAVMSSMTPIGDGYTRVEFEIPARGLIGFRSEFLTDTKGEGVMNHSFLDFRPFVGEVEHRKNGALISMEKGKALAYSLFNLQERGVLFIEPGTEVYVGMIIGEHSRPNDLEVNPIKGKNLTNVRASGSDEAIKLTPSRKMNLERALEWIEEDELVEVTPKSIRLRKRYLDPHVRKRMAKQKK comes from the coding sequence ATGCAAAATATTAGAAATATTGCGGTAATTGCACACGTTGATCACGGAAAAACCACTCTAGTTGACGAGCTTTTAAAACAATCAGGCACTATAGAGGCTCACAAAGAGTTGGCCGAGCGAGCTTTAGACAGTAATGAATTGGAAAAAGAGAGAGGTATTACGATCCTTTCAAAAAACACGGCTATTAGGTATAAAGATGTAAAAATAAATATCATAGACACCCCTGGACACGCCGATTTTGGTGGAGAGGTTGAACGTGTTTTAAAGATGGTTGATGGGGTTTTGCTTTTAGTTGATGCTGCAGAAGGGGTAATGCCTCAGACAAAATTTGTTGTAAAAAAAGCTATCTCTTTAGGATTAAAACCTATTTTGGTTATCAATAAGATAGATAAACCAGCAGCTGATCCAGAAAGGGTGGTTGATGAGGTTTTTGATCTTTTTGTAAATATGGATGCAAACGAAGATCAACTAGATTTTCCTATTCTTTATGCTGCAGCAAGAGAAGGTTACGCAAAATGGGATTTAGAAGATGAAAACATAGATTTAACTCCCCTTTTTGAAGCTATTATCAAATATGTTCCTAAGCCAGATGGAAGTCCGGACAATCCGGCTCAAGTTCAGGTTTTTACACTAGATTATGACAACTATGTGGGAAGGATAGGGATTGCTAGGATCTTTAATGGCCGAATAAAAAGAGGAGACAATCTACTGCTTGTTAAAGCCGACGGAGAAGAGACAAAAGGACGTATAACAAAACTTATAGGATTTTTGGGACTAAATAGAATGGAGATAGATGAAGCAGAAGCAGGAGACATTGTAGCTATTGCCGGATTTGATGCAATTGATGTTGGAGATAGTTTAGTTGATCCTGCCAATCCTTTGCCTCTTGATCCTTTACATATAGAAGAGCCTACTTTAAGCGTATTTTTTAGCGTAAACGACTCTCCTTTGGCAGGACTTGAAGGAAAGTTTGTAACCAGTAACAAACTAAAAGAGAGACTTGAAAAAGAGATGGAAACAAATATCGCGATGCGTCTTGAAGAAGTTGGCGAAGGTAAGTTTAAAGTCTCAGGGCGTGGCGAACTTCAGATAACCATTTTAGCCGAAAATATGAGAAGGGAAGGGTACGAATTTAGTCTTTCGCGTCCTGAAGTTATTATAAGAGAGGAAAATGGGGTAAGATTAGAGCCTTTTGAACTTTTAGTTATAGATGTACCTGATGATTATAGTGGAGCTGTTATAGAAAAGCTTGGACGAAGAAAAGCGGTTATGAGTTCTATGACTCCCATAGGAGACGGCTATACGAGAGTGGAGTTTGAGATACCGGCTCGTGGACTTATAGGTTTTAGAAGTGAATTTTTAACGGATACAAAGGGTGAAGGTGTTATGAACCACTCATTTTTAGATTTTAGACCTTTTGTTGGAGAGGTTGAACATAGAAAAAACGGAGCTTTGATATCTATGGAGAAAGGAAAGGCTCTAGCCTACTCACTTTTTAACCTTCAAGAAAGAGGCGTTTTGTTTATAGAGCCTGGAACTGAGGTTTACGTGGGGATGATTATAGGGGAGCATTCACGTCCAAATGATCTAGAAGTAAATCCTATAAAGGGAAAAAATCTAACAAACGTGAGAGCCAGTGGAAGTGATGAAGCTATAAAACTAACTCCTTCAAGAAAGATGAATCTAGAGCGTGCCCTTGAGTGGATTGAGGAGGATGAGCTAGTTGAAGTTACTCCAAAATCTATAAGACTTAGAAAAAGATATCTTGATCCTCATGTTAGAAAAAGGATGGCTAAACAGAAAAAATAG